From one Novosphingobium sp. genomic stretch:
- a CDS encoding flagellar basal body L-ring protein FlgH has product MMRASSILGIAMSGALALLPAAAMAGKPPAGFSATTPPPPAPRVADGSIFNASMGYSSLVTGAQARVVGDTVTILLVETTSSSKTANTKTQRSGSASITPPTQGPFALNPNALNASSGSSFNGQGNTALTSTFTGTIAVTIAEVRSNGTALVRGEKRMLLSQGQEWIQFSGIVRLNDISMDNTVPSGRVADAHIEYAGNGAITRSAREGWLSHFFNIISPF; this is encoded by the coding sequence ATGATGCGTGCCTCTTCCATCCTCGGTATCGCCATGAGCGGTGCGCTGGCCCTGCTGCCCGCCGCCGCCATGGCCGGCAAGCCGCCCGCCGGCTTTTCCGCCACCACCCCGCCGCCGCCCGCGCCGCGCGTGGCCGACGGATCGATCTTCAACGCCTCGATGGGCTACAGCTCGCTGGTCACGGGGGCGCAGGCGCGCGTGGTGGGCGATACGGTGACGATCCTGCTGGTGGAAACCACCAGCTCGTCCAAGACCGCCAACACCAAGACCCAGCGTTCGGGCAGCGCCAGCATCACCCCGCCCACGCAGGGACCTTTCGCCTTAAATCCCAATGCCCTTAATGCTTCGAGCGGTTCGTCGTTCAATGGTCAGGGCAACACCGCCCTGACAAGTACCTTCACCGGAACGATCGCCGTGACGATCGCCGAGGTGAGATCGAACGGCACCGCCTTGGTGCGTGGAGAAAAGCGCATGTTGCTGAGCCAGGGTCAGGAGTGGATCCAATTCTCCGGAATTGTCCGCCTGAACGACATCAGCATGGACAACACCGTGCCCTCGGGCCGGGTGGCCGACGCCCATATCGAATATGCGGGCAACGGCGCCATCACGCGCAGCGCGCGCGAGGGTTGGCTTTCGCATTTCTTCAACATCATCAGCCCGTTCTGA
- a CDS encoding flagellar motor protein MotB: MTIVAAGHHGGAWKVAYADFVTAMMAFFLLMWLLGATTEKQRKGIADYFTPTMLKIRQGGAGSNGLLGGSSMVDADKMPHRAGQTGNRPMTIPRDATGGMKEGANQIKKASQVQARLQQQMSASEKLKKLSRVLKVTVTPDGIRIDLMDDADFSMFQLGTTVLTPDAVELLAAISHVLKTEEGDLTIRGHTDALQWRTNGLTNNWSLSAGRAEATRQQMMRDGLGEDRFRRIEGVADREPLIADNPQDARNRRMSLLLANSVSTPADQGPEKSADGKGAPAPHEAKPEHH; encoded by the coding sequence GTGACCATCGTTGCCGCCGGTCACCACGGCGGCGCCTGGAAGGTGGCCTATGCCGACTTCGTGACCGCGATGATGGCCTTCTTCCTGCTGATGTGGCTGCTGGGCGCGACCACCGAAAAGCAGCGCAAGGGCATCGCCGACTATTTCACCCCCACCATGCTGAAGATCCGGCAGGGCGGCGCTGGCTCGAACGGGCTGCTGGGCGGCTCCTCGATGGTCGATGCCGACAAGATGCCGCATCGCGCCGGCCAGACCGGCAACCGCCCGATGACCATCCCGCGTGACGCCACCGGCGGCATGAAGGAAGGCGCCAACCAGATCAAGAAGGCCAGCCAGGTGCAGGCCCGCCTGCAGCAGCAGATGAGCGCCAGCGAAAAGCTGAAGAAGCTGTCGCGCGTGCTGAAGGTGACGGTGACGCCCGATGGCATCCGCATCGATCTGATGGATGACGCCGATTTCTCGATGTTCCAGCTCGGCACCACCGTGCTGACCCCGGATGCGGTGGAACTGCTGGCGGCGATCTCGCATGTGCTCAAGACCGAGGAAGGCGATCTGACCATCCGCGGCCATACCGACGCGCTGCAATGGCGGACCAACGGCCTGACCAACAACTGGTCGCTCTCGGCGGGCCGCGCCGAGGCCACCCGCCAGCAGATGATGCGCGACGGGCTGGGCGAGGACCGCTTCCGCCGCATCGAGGGCGTGGCCGATCGCGAACCGCTGATCGCCGACAATCCGCAGGACGCGCGCAACCGCCGCATGTCGCTGCTGCTGGCCAACAGCGTGTCGACGCCGGCGGACCAGGGCCCCGAAAAATCCGCCGACGGCAAGGGGGCCCCGGCCCCGCATGAGGCCAAGCCCGAACACCATTAA
- a CDS encoding HAD family hydrolase produces the protein MNAPTSPAAFAETAAPREHLLPHELPDALDWFPQAKVLSLDCFDTLLWRDTHAPTDVFTMLPGITPMQRRHGEAVARKVSGFAHGRNEVSIGEIYSQLMPRATQAQRDTAIANELDAEAKACFAFAPTVELMRRARARGMQVIIVSDTYLDAAQLRTLIERGAGADVAGLIDRIFVSSAYGQPKALGMYREVLRKLSAKPHEILHIGDNHGADVIGVGAHGVCTLHLQQFLPELVQQLRLEAGIGAMVHPISKAVTAAQPHRATLAAALPLQETAAGRLGMAVMGPILTGYDIWLRREAEALAAKHGGRVHWLFLMRDGWLPMRMHAARGDAASGFTAHPIEISRFTATASSFTDEREVSRFSDEQAGTLAEALGRQLLLPPEDIARICNTPTQEEACYALMQEMRKTPRKRATVAASRAFAKRLIAHVRAVADPAPGDTLMLVDLGYNGTVQNRIDTVLAEALDVHVAGRYLLLREANMPGLDKRGFLDVSHYDDFALNALTANVSVLEQLCTTGMGSVIDYTEAGDPIRRANEIAPEQAAIRHAVQEGAIAFAHAQNDIALRGDCGGDPVDLWRQAATAVMARLMFMPLDHELAVIQSFEHDVNLGGSDHRALFDPATARTGLRQQGLFYLNSSERMYLPAELKGQGLAPRLTVLAMRRFGLPFNFADFTDKTVELPVIFADGQTGNVVEQTIAASATHDGFYVAAVPMGEARYGIALRLGAQFEWVELDSVRIMPQADFLSENLPSIDRHITPEPLLEGIERITPRLLRCHNPAGFLMVNPPTQVARREPLILLVAFRPLTDD, from the coding sequence ATGAACGCGCCGACCTCACCTGCCGCCTTCGCCGAAACCGCCGCCCCGCGTGAGCATCTGCTGCCGCATGAGCTGCCTGACGCGCTCGACTGGTTTCCGCAGGCGAAGGTTCTCAGCCTCGACTGTTTCGACACGCTGCTCTGGCGCGACACCCATGCGCCCACCGACGTGTTCACCATGCTGCCCGGCATCACCCCGATGCAGCGCCGCCATGGCGAGGCGGTGGCGCGCAAGGTTTCGGGCTTTGCCCATGGCCGCAACGAGGTCTCGATCGGCGAAATCTACAGCCAGTTGATGCCCCGCGCCACGCAGGCGCAGCGCGACACCGCGATCGCCAACGAGCTGGACGCCGAAGCGAAAGCCTGCTTCGCCTTCGCCCCCACGGTGGAACTGATGCGCCGCGCCAGGGCGCGCGGGATGCAGGTGATCATCGTCTCCGACACCTATCTCGATGCCGCCCAGCTGCGCACGCTGATCGAGCGCGGCGCCGGGGCCGATGTCGCCGGGCTGATCGACCGCATCTTCGTTTCCAGCGCCTATGGCCAGCCCAAGGCGCTGGGCATGTACCGCGAGGTGCTGCGCAAGCTGTCGGCCAAACCGCATGAGATCCTGCATATCGGCGACAATCACGGCGCCGACGTGATTGGCGTGGGCGCACATGGCGTCTGCACCCTGCATCTGCAGCAATTCCTCCCCGAACTGGTCCAGCAATTGCGGCTGGAGGCCGGGATCGGCGCGATGGTGCACCCGATCAGCAAGGCCGTCACCGCCGCCCAGCCGCATCGCGCCACGCTGGCCGCCGCCCTGCCCTTGCAGGAGACGGCGGCGGGGCGCCTCGGCATGGCCGTGATGGGCCCGATCCTCACCGGCTATGACATCTGGTTGCGCCGCGAGGCCGAGGCGCTGGCCGCCAAGCATGGCGGGCGCGTCCACTGGCTGTTCCTGATGCGCGACGGCTGGCTGCCGATGCGGATGCATGCCGCGCGCGGCGATGCGGCCAGCGGCTTTACCGCCCATCCCATCGAGATCAGCCGCTTCACCGCCACCGCCTCCAGCTTCACCGATGAGCGCGAGGTGTCGCGCTTCTCCGATGAGCAGGCCGGTACGCTGGCCGAGGCGTTGGGCCGGCAACTGCTGCTGCCGCCCGAGGATATCGCGCGGATCTGCAACACGCCGACGCAGGAAGAGGCCTGCTATGCCCTGATGCAGGAGATGCGCAAGACGCCGCGCAAGCGTGCCACCGTCGCGGCCTCACGCGCCTTTGCCAAAAGGCTGATCGCCCATGTGCGCGCCGTGGCCGATCCCGCGCCGGGCGACACGCTGATGCTGGTCGATCTGGGCTACAATGGCACGGTGCAGAACCGCATCGACACGGTGCTGGCCGAGGCGCTCGATGTCCATGTCGCGGGCCGCTACCTGCTGCTGCGCGAGGCGAATATGCCCGGCCTCGACAAGCGCGGCTTCCTCGATGTCAGCCATTACGACGATTTCGCGCTCAACGCGCTGACCGCCAATGTCTCGGTGCTGGAACAGCTCTGCACCACCGGCATGGGCTCGGTGATCGACTATACCGAGGCCGGAGACCCCATCCGCCGCGCCAATGAGATCGCGCCCGAACAGGCCGCGATCCGCCATGCCGTGCAGGAAGGCGCCATCGCCTTCGCCCATGCCCAGAACGATATCGCGCTGCGCGGCGATTGTGGCGGCGATCCGGTCGATCTGTGGCGTCAGGCGGCTACCGCGGTGATGGCGCGGCTGATGTTCATGCCGCTCGACCATGAGCTGGCGGTGATCCAGAGCTTCGAGCATGACGTCAATCTGGGCGGCAGCGATCATCGCGCCCTGTTCGATCCCGCCACGGCGCGCACCGGCCTGCGCCAGCAGGGCCTGTTCTACCTCAACAGTTCCGAGCGCATGTATCTGCCCGCCGAGCTGAAAGGCCAGGGCCTGGCGCCCCGTTTGACGGTGCTGGCGATGCGGCGCTTTGGCCTGCCCTTCAACTTCGCGGATTTCACCGACAAGACGGTGGAACTGCCGGTGATCTTCGCCGATGGCCAGACCGGCAATGTGGTCGAACAGACCATCGCCGCCAGCGCCACGCATGACGGCTTCTATGTCGCCGCCGTCCCCATGGGCGAGGCGCGCTATGGCATTGCGCTGCGGCTGGGCGCCCAATTCGAATGGGTGGAACTCGACAGCGTCAGAATCATGCCTCAGGCCGATTTCCTGAGCGAGAACCTGCCCTCCATCGACCGGCACATCACGCCCGAGCCGCTGCTCGAAGGGATCGAGCGCATCACCCCGCGCCTGCTGCGCTGCCACAATCCGGCAGGCTTTCTGATGGTCAACCCACCGACGCAGGTCGCGCGGCGCGAGCCGCTGATCCTGCTGGTGGCTTTCCGCCCGCTGACGGACGACTGA
- the motA gene encoding flagellar motor stator protein MotA, with amino-acid sequence MFSIIGIVVLFVMVFGGFAITGGALGPVMEAIPHELLIICGAAIGAVITGNDMHGIKALGGGFGRVFKGPKHNKQDHIDVIALTTKLMKLLRTEGPVAMESHVQAPKDSPIFAEYPRLLANHELTDLICDTLTLIVVSSGTLEVHAVEDVMDNAIKQHLLAMDHPQHAIQNLADALPALGIVAAVLGVVKTMGSIDKPPSILGAMIGSALVGTFMGVLLAYGMVAPMAGRLKQVNEADEQIFHAVKQVIIASLHGWPQPLVVESARSGLSHDFRPGLSELLDALRGR; translated from the coding sequence ATGTTTTCGATCATCGGCATCGTCGTGCTTTTCGTCATGGTGTTTGGCGGTTTCGCCATCACCGGCGGCGCGCTGGGCCCTGTCATGGAGGCGATCCCGCACGAGCTGCTGATCATCTGCGGCGCCGCCATCGGCGCCGTGATCACCGGCAACGACATGCATGGCATCAAGGCGCTGGGCGGCGGTTTCGGCCGCGTCTTCAAGGGGCCCAAGCATAACAAGCAGGACCACATCGACGTCATCGCGCTGACCACCAAGCTGATGAAGCTGCTGCGCACCGAAGGTCCGGTCGCGATGGAAAGCCATGTGCAGGCCCCCAAGGATTCGCCGATCTTCGCCGAATATCCCCGCCTGCTGGCCAACCATGAACTCACCGACCTGATCTGCGACACGCTGACGCTGATCGTCGTCTCCTCGGGCACGCTGGAGGTGCATGCCGTGGAAGATGTGATGGACAATGCCATCAAGCAGCATCTGCTCGCCATGGATCACCCCCAGCACGCCATCCAGAATCTGGCCGACGCCCTGCCCGCTCTGGGTATTGTGGCCGCCGTGCTCGGCGTGGTGAAGACCATGGGCTCGATCGACAAGCCGCCCAGCATTCTGGGCGCGATGATCGGTTCGGCTCTGGTGGGTACCTTCATGGGCGTGCTGCTGGCTTACGGTATGGTCGCGCCGATGGCGGGCCGCCTCAAGCAGGTGAACGAAGCCGACGAGCAGATCTTCCATGCGGTCAAGCAGGTCATCATCGCCTCGCTGCACGGCTGGCCCCAGCCGCTGGTGGTCGAGAGCGCGCGTTCGGGCCTGTCTCACGATTTCCGCCCCGGCCTGTCGGAACTGCTCGACGCGCTGCGTGGCCGCTAA
- a CDS encoding flagellar biosynthesis protein FlgL, with the protein MTAISTSAFYNQSIANMDKITQATQTLSQQLSTGNRLTHSYDDPIAAAQMRTMQAADTLSTADTANAASAKASLTLTDSTLSQFTDIITKIQTAATAAASDTANASDKANYGVQINAYYQQLVDLSNTKDSYGNYVFSGTSGGSPAYTQDASGNATYTGGASANAISLGGSLSVIPSVTGPEVMNFTTSGGVSGNLLTSVKTLADQLQAGTATSASMNASGGALDQLDAALNQVSSTQTVVGARTAWITTATTVQTTAQTARTSTEAAVGGTDYTTATAQLSQQMLALSASQASFAKLSSMSLFTYLN; encoded by the coding sequence ATGACCGCCATCAGCACCAGCGCCTTCTACAATCAGTCCATCGCCAATATGGACAAGATCACGCAGGCAACCCAGACGCTCAGCCAGCAGCTCTCGACGGGCAACCGCCTGACCCATTCCTATGACGACCCCATCGCGGCCGCCCAGATGCGCACGATGCAGGCCGCCGACACGCTGTCGACCGCCGACACGGCCAATGCCGCCTCGGCCAAGGCCAGCCTGACGCTGACCGACAGCACGCTGAGCCAGTTCACCGACATCATCACCAAGATCCAGACGGCGGCGACCGCGGCGGCATCGGACACCGCCAATGCCAGCGACAAGGCGAATTATGGCGTCCAGATCAACGCCTATTACCAGCAGCTCGTCGACCTTTCGAACACCAAGGACAGCTACGGCAACTATGTGTTTTCGGGCACCTCGGGCGGCAGCCCGGCCTATACGCAGGATGCCAGCGGCAACGCCACCTACACCGGCGGCGCCAGCGCCAATGCGATCTCGCTGGGCGGCAGCCTGTCGGTGATCCCTTCGGTGACCGGCCCGGAGGTGATGAACTTCACCACCAGCGGCGGCGTCAGCGGCAATCTGCTGACCTCGGTCAAGACGCTGGCCGATCAGTTGCAGGCGGGCACCGCCACCTCGGCCAGCATGAATGCCAGCGGCGGCGCCCTCGACCAGCTCGATGCCGCGCTCAACCAGGTCTCCTCCACGCAGACGGTGGTGGGCGCGCGCACGGCCTGGATCACCACGGCCACCACCGTGCAGACCACCGCCCAGACGGCGCGGACCTCCACCGAGGCCGCGGTCGGCGGCACCGATTACACCACAGCCACCGCCCAGCTTTCGCAACAGATGCTGGCGCTCAGTGCCAGCCAGGCCAGCTTTGCGAAGCTGTCCAGTATGAGTCTGTTTACCTATCTCAATTGA
- a CDS encoding flagellar basal body P-ring protein FlgI, with translation MLLALAVLAVPSLAHAERIRDLGTFQGVRSNQLTGYGVVVGLSGSGDDNLEYVTYAMKGVSGRMGLNLPLNISPNLKNTAAVMITADLPAFTKPGQRIDITVSAIGKATSLRGGSLVLAPLYGADGKIYAMAQGNLAVGGLGVTAKDGSQLSVNVPTVGRVAEGATVERAVETGFETSDILRWNLFTADFLTAQRVRDAINRRWPGMASADDAVSVSLHLPPGADTRSGIMAAIEMLDVVPAEAPAKVIVNSRTGTVVINSAVRLSPAAVSHGKLVVRIDEKRNVSQPGPFSNGRTVVTPNSQISASEETAHIALLPKGASLSRIVDALNLLGVTPSDLVAILEALKQAGSLKAEMVVI, from the coding sequence ATGCTGCTGGCGCTTGCCGTGCTGGCCGTTCCCTCGCTCGCCCATGCCGAGCGTATCCGCGATCTGGGCACCTTCCAGGGCGTGCGATCCAACCAGTTGACCGGCTATGGCGTCGTGGTGGGCTTAAGCGGCTCGGGCGATGACAATCTGGAATATGTCACCTATGCGATGAAAGGCGTGTCGGGCCGCATGGGTCTGAACCTGCCGCTCAACATCTCGCCCAACCTCAAGAACACCGCCGCGGTGATGATCACCGCCGACCTGCCCGCCTTCACCAAGCCGGGCCAGCGCATCGACATCACCGTCTCGGCGATCGGCAAGGCCACGAGCCTGCGCGGCGGGTCGCTGGTGCTCGCGCCGCTCTATGGTGCCGACGGCAAGATCTATGCGATGGCGCAGGGCAATCTGGCGGTCGGCGGCCTGGGCGTGACGGCCAAGGACGGCTCGCAGCTTTCGGTCAACGTGCCCACCGTGGGCCGCGTGGCCGAGGGTGCCACGGTGGAACGCGCGGTCGAGACCGGCTTTGAAACCTCCGACATCCTGCGCTGGAACCTGTTCACCGCCGACTTCCTGACCGCCCAGCGCGTGCGCGACGCCATCAATCGCCGCTGGCCGGGCATGGCCAGCGCCGACGATGCCGTCAGCGTCTCGCTGCACCTGCCGCCGGGCGCCGACACGCGCTCGGGCATCATGGCCGCGATCGAGATGCTCGATGTCGTCCCCGCTGAAGCTCCCGCGAAAGTCATCGTCAACAGCCGCACCGGCACGGTCGTCATCAACAGCGCGGTGCGCCTCTCGCCCGCCGCGGTCAGCCACGGCAAGCTGGTGGTGCGCATCGACGAGAAACGCAATGTCTCGCAGCCCGGCCCCTTCTCCAACGGCAGGACCGTGGTGACCCCCAACAGCCAGATCAGCGCCAGCGAGGAAACCGCCCATATCGCGCTGCTGCCCAAGGGCGCCTCGCTCTCGCGCATCGTCGACGCGCTCAACCTGCTGGGTGTGACCCCGTCCGATCTGGTGGCCATTCTTGAAGCCCTCAAGCAGGCCGGCTCGCTCAAGGCGGAGATGGTGGTGATATGA
- the flgK gene encoding flagellar hook-associated protein FlgK, whose translation MASDMLSIAASGTRAAQAALNVTSQNIANANTAGYVRRSVNLAEVSGTNMTGATFNTVTLNGVRVVGVDRDVDSYLQSEVRRTGSDAARADTLVTGLTSVNDAVDNSGLYDSITAYQTALSKLSASPNDSALRANVLEAGRTLAQSFNQASSALSATKSGLTQSASAGVTQVNTLATTLAKLNQTIGSTPDPTSQADLLDQRDNILSQLSQYGDITTTIASNGTVQVQMGGTSGPVLVSGNTANTLAMSQDATGAISYTVGSSALTLSGGSLAGNQQAMTAAISTGSTLDTIANSLSSTVNSAQTNGAAQDGSAGQAMFSGSGAAGITLALTSGSQIATAPSGSAANSTDGSNLNSLISSLKSVDVAGQANNLILQTSTAVAGNTTTRDALDSIYTNAQNAMSAQSGVSLDVEAANLVRYQQAYQASGKVIQVAQTLFNQLLQI comes from the coding sequence ATGGCATCCGACATGCTGAGCATTGCCGCCAGCGGCACCCGCGCCGCCCAGGCCGCGCTGAACGTCACGTCGCAGAACATCGCGAACGCCAACACCGCCGGCTATGTGCGGCGTTCGGTGAACCTTGCCGAAGTGTCGGGCACCAACATGACGGGGGCGACCTTCAACACGGTCACCCTCAACGGTGTGCGCGTGGTGGGTGTGGACCGCGATGTCGACAGCTATCTGCAAAGCGAGGTGCGCCGCACCGGATCGGATGCCGCGCGCGCGGATACGCTGGTCACCGGCCTCACCAGTGTGAACGATGCGGTGGACAATTCGGGCCTGTATGACTCGATCACCGCCTATCAGACCGCTCTGTCCAAGCTTTCGGCCAGCCCCAATGACAGCGCGCTGCGCGCCAATGTGCTGGAAGCCGGCCGCACGCTGGCCCAGAGCTTCAACCAGGCCAGCAGCGCCCTTTCGGCAACCAAGTCGGGTCTGACCCAGTCCGCCTCCGCCGGGGTGACCCAGGTCAACACGCTGGCCACCACGCTGGCCAAGCTGAACCAGACCATCGGCAGCACGCCCGACCCCACGAGCCAGGCCGACCTGCTCGATCAGCGCGACAACATCCTGTCGCAGCTCAGCCAGTATGGCGATATCACCACCACCATCGCCAGCAACGGCACGGTGCAGGTGCAGATGGGCGGCACGAGCGGCCCGGTGCTGGTCTCCGGCAACACCGCCAACACGCTGGCGATGAGCCAGGATGCGACCGGCGCCATCAGCTATACGGTCGGCAGCTCCGCGCTGACGCTGTCGGGCGGCTCGCTGGCGGGCAATCAGCAGGCGATGACCGCCGCGATCTCCACCGGCTCCACGCTGGACACCATCGCCAACAGCCTGAGCTCCACCGTCAACAGCGCGCAGACCAATGGCGCGGCGCAGGACGGCTCGGCGGGTCAGGCGATGTTCTCGGGTTCGGGCGCGGCGGGGATCACGCTGGCGCTCACCTCGGGCAGCCAGATCGCCACGGCGCCTTCGGGTTCGGCCGCCAACAGCACCGATGGCAGCAACCTCAATTCGCTGATCTCCTCGCTCAAGTCGGTGGACGTTGCCGGGCAGGCCAACAATCTGATCCTGCAGACCTCCACCGCGGTGGCGGGCAACACCACCACGCGCGATGCGCTGGATTCGATCTACACCAACGCCCAGAACGCCATGTCGGCCCAGTCGGGCGTCAGCCTGGATGTGGAGGCGGCCAATCTGGTGCGTTACCAACAGGCCTATCAGGCTTCGGGCAAGGTTATTCAGGTAGCACAGACCCTGTTCAACCAGCTTCTGCAAATTTGA
- a CDS encoding rod-binding protein, translating to MSDFSASAASAASSAASSALGGTTPSANGGITDAKKLHEVSQQFEAIFVRQMLAESRKSNLGDELFSGQGTDTFREMQEQSIAAATTKSGGMGFAKMIEKKLASQLHIGTGTTGAATTTTGFPISSPTAIGKKD from the coding sequence ATGAGCGATTTCTCTGCCTCTGCCGCCAGCGCGGCCTCCTCGGCAGCCTCTTCGGCACTGGGCGGCACCACGCCCAGCGCCAACGGCGGCATCACCGATGCCAAGAAGCTGCATGAGGTGTCCCAGCAGTTCGAAGCGATCTTCGTGCGGCAGATGCTGGCTGAATCGCGCAAATCGAACCTTGGCGACGAGCTGTTCAGCGGCCAGGGCACCGACACCTTCCGCGAGATGCAGGAACAGAGCATCGCTGCGGCCACCACCAAGAGCGGCGGCATGGGCTTTGCCAAGATGATCGAGAAGAAGCTGGCCAGCCAGCTTCACATCGGCACCGGTACCACGGGCGCCGCCACCACCACGACGGGCTTCCCCATCAGCAGCCCGACCGCCATCGGAAAGAAGGACTGA
- a CDS encoding flagellin has translation MTVINTNVNALQATAASNAAATMTSQAMTRLSTGKRINSASDDAAGLAIATSMTSQINGMNQGIKNANDGISLAQTAEGSLTEVTNMLQRVRELAVQSASGTYSSSDRDQMQAEVTSLTGQIKNVLTSTTFNGVELFSTTSGSNLTFSIQAGANHNAADVVSISSVGIDGTQLVSTLASGAGFQVSDTVSGDGTGIANANTTIDNVDTVLKQVATVNANFGAGQSQLQSAVNNMTNNVTNLSAARSRIEDTDYSAESTAMAKAQILSQASTAMIAQANQSQQNVLTLLK, from the coding sequence ATGACCGTCATCAACACCAACGTGAATGCCCTTCAGGCCACTGCCGCGTCGAATGCCGCGGCCACCATGACCAGCCAGGCGATGACCCGCCTGTCGACGGGCAAGCGCATCAACTCGGCCTCGGACGACGCCGCCGGCCTCGCCATCGCCACCTCGATGACCAGCCAGATCAACGGCATGAACCAGGGCATCAAGAACGCCAACGACGGCATCTCGCTGGCCCAGACCGCTGAAGGTTCGCTGACCGAAGTCACCAACATGCTGCAGCGCGTCCGCGAACTGGCCGTGCAGTCGGCTTCGGGCACCTATTCGAGCTCTGACCGCGATCAGATGCAGGCTGAAGTGACCTCGCTGACCGGCCAGATCAAGAACGTGCTGACCTCGACCACCTTCAACGGCGTGGAGCTGTTCTCGACGACCTCGGGCAGCAACCTGACCTTCTCGATCCAGGCCGGTGCGAACCACAACGCCGCCGACGTCGTCTCGATCTCCTCGGTCGGCATCGATGGCACGCAGCTCGTCAGCACGCTGGCCAGCGGCGCGGGCTTCCAGGTGAGCGACACCGTCAGCGGTGACGGCACCGGCATTGCCAACGCCAACACCACCATCGACAACGTCGACACGGTGCTCAAGCAGGTTGCCACGGTGAACGCGAACTTCGGCGCCGGCCAGAGCCAGCTCCAGTCGGCCGTGAACAACATGACCAACAATGTGACCAACCTGTCGGCAGCGCGCTCGCGCATCGAGGACACCGACTACTCGGCGGAATCGACCGCGATGGCCAAGGCCCAGATCCTCTCGCAGGCTTCGACCGCGATGATCGCCCAGGCCAACCAGAGCCAGCAGAACGTGCTGACCCTGCTCAAGTAA